From the genome of Pseudoxanthomonas sp.:
AAATGATCGCCCGCTTTGACTTGACCGATATTGAAACGGGCTCAGCGCCCGATCCCGACATCTACGGAGGCGACATCGTTGTGGTTTATCGCTCTGACGCGCGCCTGCTCCTGAAAACGGTGTTGGAGCTGACTCCCTTCGTCATGGTCTTCAGGGCTTACCGATGAGTACGGTCGATCACCGCCCAGGGCACATGCACGCGAAGCTGCCGGATGTCACCCTGCTCGAATACTGGAGCGCCATTGTTTCAAGGCGCTGGATGATCGCAGGCGTGACGGTCCTGGTCGTTATCATCGTGCTGGTTGGCACGCTGCTGATGACGCCGCAGTTCCAGGCCACCACCACGTTGCAGATCAATCGCGACGCGATGAACGTGGTCAACATCGAAAACCTGATGCCGACCGAGTCGCCGATGGATCGCGACTTCTACGAAACCCAGTATGAGCTGCTGCGCAGTCGCACCTTGGCGCAGGAAGTCATCCGCAGCACGCACCTGGCCGAACATCCTGCCTACAAGGAACTGGCGGAAAAAGTGGCCAGCCAGGCTGCTGAAGGTGCGGAGGGCGACAAGGCCACCGTGCGCAAGCGGCAGCAGGATGCAGTGGAGCGTGCGCTGACGGCCGATGTCCTGGATGGCCTGGAGATCGAGCCGGTGCGTAATTCGCGTCTGGCCAAGGTGCATTTCAGTTCACCTGATCCGGGCTTGTCGGCGCGCGTGGCCAACGCCTATGCCAGTACGTTCATCTCGGACAACCTGAAGCGCCAGCTCGATGCATCGACGTTTGCGGTGAAGTATCTGTCCGAACGCCTGGAGCAGCTGCGCGGCAAGGTTGAAGAATCCGAGCGTGCGCTGGTGGATTACTCCGGCGACCAGCAGATCGTGTCCGTGGGCGACAACGCGCCTTCGCTGCCCGCGCAGAACCTGACCGAACTCAATGGCCTGCTGGCCTCTGCGCAGAATGCCAAGATCCAGGCGGAAGCTGCATGGAATGAAGCACGGGTCGGAACGGGGCTCAACCTGCCGCAGGTGGTGTCCAATCCCATGATCCAGAGCCTGCGTGAAGCCCAGGCGGAGATGCAGAACGAGTACAACCAGAAGCTGGCGACCTACAAGCCTGACTATCCGGAAATGATGCGATTGAAGAGTCGGATCGATGCGAGCAATCGCCAGATTCAGCAGGAAATCGGCGTCATCCGCGCGTCATTGAAGTCGCAATACGATACGGCTGCGCAACAGGAACTGCTGACCGAGCAGCGCATCACAGGTTTGAAGCACGACCAGTTGGATCTCGAAGAGCGAAGCATTCGTTACAACATGCTCAAGCGCGACGTGGACACGAACCGCCAGCTGTACGACGCGTTGCTCCAGCGCTTCAAGGAAATTGGTGTGGCCGGTAATGTGGGCGCCAACAACGTGTCGGTGATCGATACGGCTGAAGTACCCGGTTCGCCTTATTCGCCACGCCTCCCCATCAATCTGGCGTTGGGTGCGGTCTTCGGCTTCTTCATCGGGCTGGTGCTGGCACTGATGCTGCATCTGATCGGATCGGTACGGCGCTCGCATCGGGCGTGATGGGCGGATTCCCGCCTGCTCAAGGGACTGGGCCTGGAATGGCGAACGTGCGCTGCTGCACAGATCAGTAGTTTTTTTCGTGAGATTGTTGCGTCGCAACAGGGGCCTTGTTCTGCAGTGGTTCGGGCAGGGAATGGTTGGATGCACGACAGTCTTTGATGTCACAACGGTGCCGCGCTCGACCATGGGGCCAATGCTGAGGAGAGCATTGCAGCGGTCGAGTGACGGACGATTTCCAGGCCCGTCCTGGCAAGGCGATCCCCCGCGTCTTGCGTAGCCGGGTTTGAATCGGAGAATGCCATGCTCCTGGCTGATCTAAGTGGCGGTGCGTCAACCACCTCATCGCCGCGATTGCTTTCAAAATATTCCGCAGCAGCCGATGTGGTGCTGCGCGTGTCCGATATTGCGGTCGTCATCGCTGCGGCGATGGTGGCGTACTGGCTTCGGTTTGATACCTGGTTACCGGCGTCCGGTTATCGCGGCGTCATTGGTACGACATTGCTGTACGCGGTGATCTGCTTTACGGCGTTCCCGCTCTATCGCAGCTGGCGCGGGCGTGGCCTATTGCGCGAATGCATCGTGCTGGGGATGGCGTGGAGCGGCGTATTCGCGTTGTTCGCCGTGCATGCACTCATCGTCCAGACGGGGCAGTTCGTGTCGCGCGCCTGGCTGGGTACCTGGTACCTGGGCGGATTCGCGGCACTGGTGGTGTCGCGTACGTTTCTGCGCAACGCGCTGAACATGCTGCGCAGCACCGGACTGGACGTCCAGCGCGTGGTGGTGATCGGCCTGCGTACGCCGGTCTTCAAGCTGCAGAAATATCTGTCCCGCAACAGCTGGGTCGGGCTGCAGATGGTCGGCTATTTCCAGAGCCGCTACGACATGGTGCCCAGTGCTGCATCCAGCCAGCTTCCGTGCCTAGGTATTTCCGCGCCGGAGGAACTGGAGCGCTACCTGCAGGAAAACGTGATCGAGCAGGTGTGGATTTCCATGCCACTGGGTGATCGCGATCGGATCAAGGCGCTACTGCAGGTGCTGGACCGCTTCCCGATCACCGTCAAGCTGGTTCCCGACCTGTTCGATTTCGGCATGCTCAACCAGCAGGGTGAGCAGATTGGCAATGTGCCGGTCATCAATCTGCGACAGGGCGGCGTGGATCGCGACAACTACTTCGTCGTTGCCAAGGCCTTGCAGGACAAGATCGTGGCGATTGCGGCGCTGCTGGTGTTGTGGCCACTCCTGCTGGTCATCGCGGCCGGCGTGAAGTTGGGTTCGCCGGGGCCGGTGTTCTTCAG
Proteins encoded in this window:
- a CDS encoding GumC family protein yields the protein MSTVDHRPGHMHAKLPDVTLLEYWSAIVSRRWMIAGVTVLVVIIVLVGTLLMTPQFQATTTLQINRDAMNVVNIENLMPTESPMDRDFYETQYELLRSRTLAQEVIRSTHLAEHPAYKELAEKVASQAAEGAEGDKATVRKRQQDAVERALTADVLDGLEIEPVRNSRLAKVHFSSPDPGLSARVANAYASTFISDNLKRQLDASTFAVKYLSERLEQLRGKVEESERALVDYSGDQQIVSVGDNAPSLPAQNLTELNGLLASAQNAKIQAEAAWNEARVGTGLNLPQVVSNPMIQSLREAQAEMQNEYNQKLATYKPDYPEMMRLKSRIDASNRQIQQEIGVIRASLKSQYDTAAQQELLTEQRITGLKHDQLDLEERSIRYNMLKRDVDTNRQLYDALLQRFKEIGVAGNVGANNVSVIDTAEVPGSPYSPRLPINLALGAVFGFFIGLVLALMLHLIGSVRRSHRA
- a CDS encoding undecaprenyl-phosphate glucose phosphotransferase, encoding MLLADLSGGASTTSSPRLLSKYSAAADVVLRVSDIAVVIAAAMVAYWLRFDTWLPASGYRGVIGTTLLYAVICFTAFPLYRSWRGRGLLRECIVLGMAWSGVFALFAVHALIVQTGQFVSRAWLGTWYLGGFAALVVSRTFLRNALNMLRSTGLDVQRVVVIGLRTPVFKLQKYLSRNSWVGLQMVGYFQSRYDMVPSAASSQLPCLGISAPEELERYLQENVIEQVWISMPLGDRDRIKALLQVLDRFPITVKLVPDLFDFGMLNQQGEQIGNVPVINLRQGGVDRDNYFVVAKALQDKIVAIAALLVLWPLLLVIAAGVKLGSPGPVFFRQKRHGLGGREFYMLKFRSMYVHQEGRADVKQATRGDARITRFGGFLRRTSMDELPQIFNVLGGSMSIVGPRPHAAQHNSHYEKLINHYMQRHYVKPGITGWAQVNGFRGETPELRTMKKRVQYDLDYIRRWSLWLDCKIIVLTAFRVLGQKTAY